The genomic segment AAATCCTTGCCGGCGTCGAAGTCCAGGTAGGTGTGGGTCTTGCGGGCGAAGCAGTTGTGGCTCACCACGCCGTTCGCGATGAAGTCCCCGCTTTCGGTGGTCAGGTCGTACATCGGGATCTCGCGCCCGAGGTCCTCCACCCGCGCGACCCCCAGCCGCGCGGGTAGTTCGGTGGTGTACAGGCTGATGCCGACCAGTTGCTCGCCGACCGCGAGGTGCGGGCGCGCGGCCGGGCCGGGGCGGTCGGCGATCACGTGCCGCCAGCCGCGCTCGGTCAGGAAGCGGTGGTCGCCGCTGGCGATCAGCTCGACGCCGTTCTCCAGCACCACGCGGTACGCGCGTTTGACCGTGGCCCAGTGCGCGAGCACCCGCGTGGGCGCGCCCCGGCGGTAACCCTGGTACGACCGGGTGCCGAAAACCTCGTCGCCGACTTCGATCTCCTCGAGCGGTTTGAGGTCGCCGTCGGCCATGAGCACCTCGGTGTCACCGGCCAGGCAGTAGGTGCACGCGTGGGAACAGCCGCGGTACGGGTTGACCGTCCAGCTGAACGGCACCGCCGACGAGCCGGGCACCTTGTTCAGCACCGAGCGCGCCCGCACCTCGTGGAAGGTCACCCCGGCGAACTCGGGCGAGGTCACCGACCGCACCAGCCCGGCCAGTCCCAACCCGGGAATCGACTGCTCACCCTCGTCACCGACCCGCTGCCTGTCCCACCGCACCCCCAGAGTCGAACACACGTTCGAACTCCTGTCAAACACACGAGCGAGCGCGGAAAACCGATCGCCGGAGGTGCTCGCGGGCGCCTAGGTTGGACCGCGTGCCGGACCCGATCTTCGCCCATCCCCGCCTCGCACCGCTCTACGACGCCTTCGACGGCGAGCGCGACGACCTGACCACCTATCTAGCCATCGCCGACGAGGTCGGCGCGACACGCGTGCTCGACGTCGGCTGCGGCACCGGAGCGCTGGCGGTCGTACTGACCGAACGCGGTCGCACGGTCATCGGCGTCGACCCGGCCGCGGCTTCACTCGAGGTCGCGAGGGCGAAGGATTCCGACGGCAAGGTCACCTGGCTCCACGGCGACGCCACTACCCTGCCCGCGCTCGAGGCGGACCTGGCGGTGATGACGGCGAACGTGGCGCAGGTCTTCCTCACCGACGAGGACTGGGCGCGGACCCTTCAAGGGATCCACGCCGCACTCCGCCCGCACGGTCACCTCGCGTTCGAAACCAGGCGGCCCGAACGACGGGCGTGGGAAGACTGGTCCGCCGACCCCGCGGAGATGACGCTCGACCTCCCCGGAATCGGAGCCGTGACGCAGTGGCGGGAAGTCACCTCGGTCGACCTACCGCTGGTCTCGTTCCGCCACAGCTACCGCTTCCACGCCGACGGCACGGTGCTCGCCTCCGACTCGACCCTCCGGTTCCGCGACCGCGACGAGGTGGAAGCCACCTTGGCCGCCAACGGTTTCCGCGTACTGGACGTGCGAGACGCCCCGGATCGACCCGGCCGCGAATTCGTCTTCCTCGCCGAACGCACCACCTGAACCGTCACAGCAGTTCGTAGCGCCAGTCGTTGCAGCGCATGAAGTGCCCCGACGAATGCTCGAACTCGCACGGCCCGACGAAGGTGAAGCCCGCCTTGCGGCACAACGCGTTCGACGGCGCGTTGTGCACCGACGGATAGGCGCGTACTTCGGCGAACCGCGCTTCTTCTTGCGCGCTCGCCAAAGCCAGCCGCACCGCCCGTGCCGCGACACCCTGGCCGCGGAACTCCGGAAACACTCCCCAGCCGCTTTCGTACACCTCCTTTCCCAGCCAGGTTCGCTTCCAGTAGCCCACGGAGCCGGCCAGTTCGTCGCCGAACCGGATCCGGAACATGCGGTCCACCGAATCGGGACGCGCGGTGTCCAGATAGCGCCGCTGCCGATCGAGCAGCTTCTCCTCCGTTTCCGGACCGCCCGTGTGCGCGGTCATTTCCGGCGTGTTGGCCCGCCGGATCAGCCACAGATCTTCGGCCGTCCACGGCTCGATTCGCACTTCCGGCTCCGGGTGCAGCAAATCGCGCAACAGCGCCAGCTCCCGTCGCCACATCCCAGCGGCGCC from the Amycolatopsis magusensis genome contains:
- a CDS encoding class I SAM-dependent methyltransferase — its product is MPDPIFAHPRLAPLYDAFDGERDDLTTYLAIADEVGATRVLDVGCGTGALAVVLTERGRTVIGVDPAAASLEVARAKDSDGKVTWLHGDATTLPALEADLAVMTANVAQVFLTDEDWARTLQGIHAALRPHGHLAFETRRPERRAWEDWSADPAEMTLDLPGIGAVTQWREVTSVDLPLVSFRHSYRFHADGTVLASDSTLRFRDRDEVEATLAANGFRVLDVRDAPDRPGREFVFLAERTT
- a CDS encoding GNAT family N-acetyltransferase, yielding MGTWDTGPFDNDAARAFAAELDEVDQAFQPEVVRSVLLDAADSTGRLDAGIGERAVAAAALVAAGQPGGAAADLRGGPENPVPSWDEQYRELAVRALARAGGPESELAELWEAGGAAGMWRRELALLRDLLHPEPEVRIEPWTAEDLWLIRRANTPEMTAHTGGPETEEKLLDRQRRYLDTARPDSVDRMFRIRFGDELAGSVGYWKRTWLGKEVYESGWGVFPEFRGQGVAARAVRLALASAQEEARFAEVRAYPSVHNAPSNALCRKAGFTFVGPCEFEHSSGHFMRCNDWRYELL